A genomic stretch from Gemmatimonadaceae bacterium includes:
- a CDS encoding DegT/DnrJ/EryC1/StrS family aminotransferase, translated as MSRLAINGGTPVRTTPFPRYNTIGEEEKRAVAAVLDSGELSGFLGTWSPAFHGGTNVQRLERDWEAFFGVKHAVSVNAATSGLYAAVGAAGVGPGDEVIVSPYTMTASASAAIVYGAIPVFADIDEDTFCITPETIRQRLSPYTKAIIVVDLLGHPADIDGIMEIARERNLVVIEDAAQAPGATYNGRHAGTLAHMGVFSLNYHKTIHTGEGGVVVTDDARLADRLALIRNHGEVVVKDMGVEDIVNLVGFNYRMTEIEAAIGIEQLRKLPALHPPRVACAEFLTERLRLFPGLRTPVVKEGVMHGYYRYALRFDEDVVGVSRDRFVDALNAEGIPMVKGYTEPIYLEPMYQKRIAFGKDGFPFTYPGWKGTVSYEPGICPVIERLYYKELMCTDVIHASMTEADLMDVVTAFEKVYENRYQLPATR; from the coding sequence GTGAGCCGGCTCGCGATCAACGGCGGCACACCCGTCCGCACCACGCCATTCCCACGGTACAACACCATCGGCGAAGAGGAAAAGCGCGCGGTCGCCGCGGTGCTCGACAGCGGAGAGCTTTCCGGATTTCTCGGCACATGGTCGCCCGCGTTCCACGGCGGGACGAATGTGCAGCGGCTGGAGCGCGACTGGGAAGCGTTCTTTGGCGTGAAGCACGCGGTGTCCGTCAACGCCGCGACGTCGGGTCTCTACGCCGCGGTCGGCGCGGCGGGAGTGGGGCCGGGAGACGAAGTCATCGTCTCGCCGTACACGATGACGGCCTCGGCATCGGCGGCAATCGTCTACGGCGCGATTCCCGTATTTGCCGACATAGACGAGGACACGTTCTGCATCACTCCCGAAACGATCCGCCAGCGCCTCAGTCCGTACACGAAGGCGATCATCGTCGTGGACCTGCTCGGCCATCCGGCCGACATTGACGGGATAATGGAGATCGCGCGTGAGCGGAACCTCGTCGTGATCGAGGATGCGGCGCAGGCTCCCGGTGCGACGTACAACGGGCGGCACGCCGGCACGCTCGCCCACATGGGTGTGTTCAGTCTCAACTATCACAAGACGATTCACACCGGTGAAGGCGGAGTTGTAGTCACCGACGATGCAAGATTGGCCGATCGCCTGGCGCTGATCCGCAACCACGGTGAAGTGGTGGTGAAGGACATGGGTGTCGAGGACATCGTGAACCTCGTCGGGTTCAACTATCGCATGACGGAGATAGAGGCGGCGATCGGCATCGAGCAGCTCAGGAAGCTGCCGGCGCTGCATCCGCCGCGCGTGGCGTGCGCTGAGTTTCTGACGGAGCGGCTGAGATTGTTCCCCGGACTGCGCACGCCGGTCGTGAAGGAGGGCGTCATGCACGGGTATTACCGGTACGCGTTGAGGTTCGACGAGGATGTCGTCGGTGTTTCGCGCGACCGGTTCGTGGATGCGCTCAACGCCGAGGGGATCCCGATGGTGAAGGGGTACACCGAGCCGATCTATCTCGAGCCCATGTACCAGAAGCGCATTGCCTTCGGAAAGGACGGGTTTCCGTTCACCTATCCCGGCTGGAAGGGCACGGTCAGCTACGAGCCGGGAATCTGCCCGGTGATCGAGCGGCTGTACTACAAGGAGCTTATGTGCACCGACGTCATCCACGCCAGCATGACTGAGGCGGACTTGATGGACGTCGTAACCGCGTTCGAGAAGGTGTACGAGAACCGGTACCAGCTACCCGCTACCCGGTAG
- a CDS encoding Gfo/Idh/MocA family oxidoreductase, which translates to MTVPGRPPYRAALIGCGKIGSDFADDRLMKGDVFSHAEAYQQCPETDLVAIADSDPAALERCGERWGVSARFSAVADLMASVRPEIVSVATPTPTHFTVASQILRAEQAPLAMLCEKPLASTLYEAERLVGLARERGTLLVVMHLRRYARNMQNLRRFLRDGGIGELRGVSGWLTKGTVHNGTHWFDLLRYLVGEVEWVSAKDILREGGADPTLDVALGMSNGMVATMRAAEVANFTICEMDIMGSRGRAQIVDSSYRVDIATAMPSPRYSGYVELAPSSVNMGDRKDVMLHAVEDIVACLATGSAPQSSGEDGLEALRIALAAHQSARNEGEVVTLTRAGAVSATS; encoded by the coding sequence ATGACGGTGCCAGGCCGGCCACCCTACAGGGCGGCGCTGATCGGCTGCGGAAAGATCGGCAGCGACTTCGCCGACGACCGGCTGATGAAAGGAGACGTGTTCTCTCACGCCGAGGCGTATCAGCAATGCCCCGAGACGGACCTGGTGGCGATCGCGGACTCCGACCCGGCCGCGCTCGAGCGTTGCGGCGAGCGGTGGGGAGTGAGCGCGCGTTTCAGCGCCGTCGCGGATCTGATGGCATCGGTACGTCCGGAGATCGTGAGCGTCGCCACTCCAACGCCGACGCACTTCACCGTGGCGTCGCAGATTCTCAGGGCCGAACAGGCGCCGCTCGCGATGCTCTGTGAAAAGCCGCTGGCTTCGACGCTGTACGAGGCGGAGCGCCTTGTGGGGCTGGCGCGGGAGCGGGGCACGCTGCTGGTGGTGATGCACCTGCGCCGCTACGCGCGGAACATGCAGAACCTGAGGCGCTTTCTGCGCGACGGCGGCATCGGTGAGCTGCGGGGCGTTTCGGGCTGGCTCACGAAAGGCACGGTGCACAACGGCACGCACTGGTTCGACCTCCTCCGTTATCTCGTGGGCGAAGTCGAGTGGGTATCGGCGAAAGACATTCTTCGCGAGGGTGGCGCCGATCCGACGCTCGACGTCGCGCTCGGCATGTCGAACGGCATGGTCGCGACCATGCGCGCGGCGGAGGTCGCCAACTTCACCATTTGCGAGATGGATATCATGGGATCGCGCGGCAGAGCGCAGATAGTGGACTCGTCGTATCGCGTGGATATCGCGACGGCGATGCCGAGCCCGCGCTACAGCGGCTATGTCGAGCTCGCCCCATCATCGGTGAACATGGGCGACCGGAAGGACGTGATGCTGCACGCCGTCGAAGACATCGTGGCGTGTCTTGCCACCGGCTCGGCGCCGCAGTCATCGGGCGAGGACGGATTGGAAGCGCTGAGAATTGCACTCGCGGCCCACCAGTCCGCGCGAAACGAGGGGGAAGTCGTCACCCTGACGCGGGCGGGCGCGGTGAGCGCCACGTCGTGA
- a CDS encoding glycosyltransferase family protein → MSPRGEPHRMGADPMRIVCIVEARFNATRLPGKVLMPILGEPMLGRMVERLRRARTIDEIVIATTDDPADDRLAAYAQRIGAHVFRGSEDDVLDRVVRAADARSADIIVELTGDCPLVDPGLVDKVVGNFLMGGADFVSNILPHTTPRGTDVRVFRAADLAEINATSTDPADHEHVSVHFWEHPERYRCRNVGTDFPEAAASLRLTVDTDEDLELVRAIYDELYPANPAFTLADVLNLLERRSDLIDLNRNIRQKDVRS, encoded by the coding sequence ATGTCACCGAGGGGTGAGCCGCATCGAATGGGCGCCGACCCGATGAGGATCGTCTGCATCGTGGAGGCGCGCTTCAACGCCACCCGGCTCCCCGGTAAAGTCCTCATGCCGATCCTCGGCGAGCCGATGCTCGGCCGCATGGTCGAGCGGCTGCGGCGCGCAAGGACGATTGACGAGATCGTGATTGCGACGACAGACGACCCGGCGGACGACCGGCTCGCCGCATACGCGCAGAGGATTGGCGCGCATGTCTTTCGCGGAAGCGAAGACGACGTGCTGGATCGCGTAGTCCGCGCGGCGGACGCCCGCTCCGCGGATATCATCGTCGAGCTGACTGGTGACTGCCCGCTCGTGGATCCCGGCCTGGTGGACAAGGTCGTCGGCAATTTTCTCATGGGCGGCGCGGATTTCGTCAGCAACATCCTGCCGCATACGACCCCGCGCGGCACGGACGTGCGCGTGTTTCGCGCCGCCGACCTCGCGGAGATCAACGCCACATCCACAGATCCGGCGGATCACGAGCACGTCTCGGTTCACTTCTGGGAGCATCCCGAGCGCTATCGTTGCAGAAACGTCGGGACCGATTTTCCCGAAGCTGCGGCATCGCTGCGACTCACCGTGGACACGGACGAAGACCTCGAGCTCGTGCGCGCGATCTACGACGAGCTCTACCCCGCGAATCCCGCGTTCACTCTCGCCGACGTGCTGAATCTTCTCGAACGCCGTTCTGATCTGATTGATTTGAACCGCAACATCCGGCAGAAAGACGTTCGCTCATGA
- a CDS encoding glycosyltransferase family protein: protein MNRKPDVLPTIAIIQARMTSSRLPGKVLLDIAGQSMLARVVQRVRRSRLVDEVVVATTVNPADDAVAEAAELLGVRVTRGSEEDVLGRFHDAAESLGAGVIVRICADSPFVDPDVCDQAIASYRAAEPAADYASNKLEPSFPLGLDVEVFSRGALDRAWREATESFERSHVTVYMYDNPAAFRLVPVTTGIDRHAWRWTVDTPVDLEFARRVYARLGGGNDFSWLDVVSLIEREPELADINSHLRPKHVTEG from the coding sequence TTGAATCGAAAGCCTGACGTGCTCCCCACGATCGCTATCATCCAGGCGCGAATGACTTCGTCGCGCCTCCCCGGCAAGGTCCTCCTCGATATTGCGGGCCAATCCATGCTGGCGAGGGTCGTGCAACGAGTCCGGCGATCCCGGCTCGTGGACGAGGTGGTAGTGGCAACCACCGTCAACCCCGCCGACGATGCGGTCGCGGAGGCGGCGGAATTGCTCGGCGTCCGCGTAACGAGAGGGAGCGAGGAGGACGTGCTCGGCCGCTTTCACGATGCCGCGGAAAGTCTCGGTGCCGGCGTCATCGTCCGCATCTGCGCCGATTCGCCTTTCGTGGATCCCGACGTCTGCGACCAGGCCATCGCCAGTTATCGAGCTGCCGAGCCCGCGGCGGATTATGCGAGCAACAAGCTTGAGCCGAGCTTCCCGCTGGGGCTCGACGTCGAGGTGTTCTCGCGTGGCGCGCTCGATCGCGCATGGCGCGAGGCGACGGAAAGTTTCGAGCGCTCGCACGTCACCGTGTACATGTACGACAATCCGGCGGCGTTCCGGCTCGTCCCGGTGACGACCGGCATTGATCGCCACGCCTGGCGGTGGACTGTGGATACGCCGGTGGATCTCGAGTTTGCGCGGCGGGTTTACGCGCGGCTCGGCGGCGGCAACGACTTCAGCTGGCTCGACGTTGTGAGTCTCATCGAGCGCGAGCCGGAACTGGCCGATATCAACTCGCATCTGAGGCCGAAGCATGTCACCGAGGGGTGA
- a CDS encoding N-acetylneuraminate synthase family protein, with translation MPYVIAEIGVNHEGSLELAKRLIDLAKEGGADAAKFQTYKAETLASKHSPAYWDLTREPTTSQFRLFQKYDSFGPDEYRELAKHCEEVGIDFVSTPFDKSAVELLDPLMPFFKIASADLTNTPLLRQVAETGKPVVLSTGASTSDEVRDAVKTLRDAGCEELSLLHCVLNYPTADENAHLGMITALRAEYPELLIGYSDHTVPDDGMTALCTAFVLGARVIEKHFTHDKTLPGNDHYHAMDVDDLKRFRVYVARLDSMIGRKAEVESIETEEISRLNARRSIVLDADVSAGTELREEMLTYKRPGTGVSPVHWDEVIGRCAARDLSRDHVLQWEDLMPVTASGRSTQVDLESKA, from the coding sequence ATGCCTTATGTCATTGCCGAGATCGGGGTGAATCACGAAGGGTCGCTGGAGCTGGCGAAGAGGCTGATAGACCTGGCGAAGGAAGGCGGCGCGGACGCGGCGAAGTTCCAGACGTACAAGGCGGAGACGCTGGCGTCGAAGCACAGCCCGGCGTACTGGGATCTAACGAGGGAGCCGACGACGAGCCAGTTCCGGCTCTTCCAGAAGTACGATTCGTTCGGGCCGGACGAGTATCGCGAGCTGGCGAAGCACTGCGAGGAGGTGGGGATCGATTTCGTCTCCACTCCATTCGACAAGTCGGCGGTGGAGCTGCTGGACCCGCTGATGCCGTTCTTCAAGATTGCGTCTGCCGATCTCACGAATACTCCGCTGCTGCGACAGGTGGCGGAGACGGGGAAGCCCGTCGTTCTCTCGACTGGCGCGTCCACTTCCGACGAAGTGCGGGATGCGGTGAAGACGCTTCGCGACGCGGGGTGCGAAGAGCTGTCGCTGCTGCATTGCGTGCTCAATTATCCGACCGCTGACGAGAACGCGCATCTGGGGATGATCACTGCGCTGCGCGCCGAGTATCCCGAGCTGCTCATCGGCTATTCCGATCACACCGTTCCCGACGACGGGATGACCGCGCTGTGCACGGCATTCGTGTTGGGTGCACGGGTGATCGAGAAGCACTTCACGCACGACAAGACGCTGCCGGGAAACGACCATTACCACGCGATGGACGTGGACGATCTCAAGCGGTTCCGCGTGTACGTGGCGCGGCTCGACTCGATGATCGGGAGGAAGGCGGAGGTCGAATCAATCGAGACGGAAGAGATCTCGCGGCTGAACGCGCGGCGGAGCATCGTGCTCGATGCGGACGTCTCAGCGGGGACCGAATTGCGCGAGGAGATGCTCACGTACAAGCGGCCGGGGACGGGGGTGAGCCCGGTGCACTGGGATGAGGTGATCGGGCGGTGCGCAGCACGGGATCTGTCGCGGGATCATGTACTTCAGTGGGAGGACCTCATGCCGGTAACTGCAAGCGGAAGATCAACCCAGGTTGATCTTGAATCGAAAGCCTGA
- a CDS encoding glycosyltransferase family A protein: protein MTHMPTVSLVVAVRNQENYIGRCIRSILNQTYPSGDYEVIVVNDASTDRTRFALEQFEHKIRLIHNDERKGLPGSLNIGIRSARGRFVVRIDGDDYVHTEYLNILSMHLTLNPWMDAVACDYHLVEDNDEVIERMNCEEKPIGCGIMFRIDQLVELGLYDEQFLLHEDKDLRIRFLEKYRIHRVALPLYRYRRHDENMTNDHGAMNGYLNQLEAKHGLEKVNGHG from the coding sequence ATGACACACATGCCAACCGTCTCGCTGGTCGTGGCAGTACGCAACCAGGAGAATTACATCGGCCGGTGCATACGGTCGATCCTCAACCAGACGTACCCGAGCGGCGACTACGAAGTGATCGTGGTGAACGACGCGAGCACGGACCGCACGCGATTCGCACTTGAGCAATTCGAGCACAAGATCCGGCTGATTCACAACGACGAACGGAAGGGGCTTCCGGGCTCGCTCAACATCGGCATCCGGTCGGCGCGCGGCCGGTTCGTCGTGCGGATTGACGGCGACGACTACGTGCACACGGAGTACCTGAACATTCTCTCGATGCATCTCACGCTCAATCCGTGGATGGACGCGGTGGCGTGCGACTATCACCTCGTGGAGGACAACGACGAAGTGATCGAGCGCATGAACTGCGAGGAGAAGCCGATCGGCTGCGGCATTATGTTCCGCATTGACCAGCTGGTGGAGCTCGGACTGTACGACGAGCAGTTCCTGCTGCACGAGGACAAGGACCTGCGCATCCGCTTCCTCGAGAAGTACAGAATCCACCGGGTCGCGCTGCCGCTGTACCGCTATCGCCGCCACGACGAGAACATGACCAACGATCACGGCGCGATGAACGGCTATCTGAATCAGCTCGAGGCCAAGCACGGACTGGAGAAGGTCAACGGCCATGGGTAG
- a CDS encoding ABC transporter ATP-binding protein: MSQTAIKVEGLAKSYRIARALGRQPYRTLQEEVIALPKNLWKRALGRSDTMETFWALDDVSFEVMEGEVVGIIGRNGAGKSTLLKILSRITEPTRGRAEIYGRVGALLEVGTGFHPELTGRENIFLSGAILGMRKSEIARQFDAIVDFAGVEQFIDTPTKRYSSGMYTRLAFAVAAHLEPEILLVDEVLAVGDAEFQKKCLGKMEDVAGEGRTVFFVSHNTQAVRQLCTRGILLEHGRVAADGPTDSTLAVYNQRLRELRVDAETGVNNPENRRGSGAVRFTAVSVEDLDGNERYTFAMGDTVRFRLTFTVHAPMRGLAIFVGIRSGMSRELVTSARHVVTGALVSPGTTSTVVVDLPSVYIRPGEYPLYLHVSESLQSPKNYDVLDDLTPPLVIVAGSRVLHDNFDPSRPLGVFSLPSRMTVEEPLPGASGEKPRTPMKRPQIVR; this comes from the coding sequence ATGAGCCAGACGGCGATCAAGGTCGAAGGGCTCGCGAAATCGTACCGCATAGCGCGGGCGCTCGGACGCCAGCCGTACCGCACGCTTCAGGAAGAAGTCATCGCGCTGCCGAAGAACCTGTGGAAGCGCGCGCTTGGCCGGTCCGACACGATGGAGACGTTCTGGGCGCTGGATGACGTCTCGTTCGAGGTGATGGAGGGCGAGGTCGTCGGGATAATCGGGCGCAACGGAGCGGGGAAGAGCACTTTGCTCAAGATCCTGTCGCGGATCACCGAGCCGACGCGGGGGCGCGCCGAGATCTACGGACGCGTCGGCGCGCTGCTCGAAGTCGGGACGGGGTTCCATCCCGAGCTCACGGGCCGCGAGAACATCTTCCTGAGCGGCGCCATCCTCGGCATGCGGAAGTCGGAGATCGCGCGGCAGTTCGACGCCATCGTGGATTTCGCCGGGGTCGAGCAGTTCATAGATACGCCGACCAAGCGCTACTCGAGCGGCATGTACACGCGGCTCGCATTCGCTGTAGCCGCGCATCTCGAGCCGGAGATACTGCTTGTGGACGAGGTGCTGGCGGTAGGTGACGCCGAGTTCCAGAAGAAATGCCTCGGCAAGATGGAGGACGTGGCGGGCGAGGGGCGCACGGTGTTCTTCGTGAGCCACAACACGCAGGCGGTGCGGCAGCTCTGCACGCGCGGGATTCTGCTTGAGCACGGTCGTGTCGCCGCCGACGGGCCCACGGATTCAACGCTCGCCGTTTACAACCAGCGGCTGCGCGAGCTGCGCGTGGATGCGGAGACCGGGGTGAACAATCCGGAGAACCGCCGCGGCTCCGGCGCGGTGCGATTCACGGCGGTGTCGGTCGAGGATCTCGACGGGAACGAGCGCTACACGTTCGCGATGGGCGACACTGTGCGGTTCCGCCTCACGTTCACGGTTCACGCGCCGATGCGCGGGCTGGCGATATTCGTCGGGATCCGCTCGGGGATGTCGCGCGAGCTCGTGACCTCCGCGCGGCACGTCGTCACCGGGGCGCTCGTCTCGCCGGGAACGACTTCGACCGTCGTGGTTGACCTGCCGAGCGTGTACATCCGGCCGGGCGAGTATCCGCTGTACCTGCACGTGAGCGAATCTCTCCAGTCTCCGAAGAATTACGACGTGCTCGACGATCTCACGCCGCCCCTTGTCATTGTCGCGGGGTCGCGCGTGCTGCACGACAACTTCGACCCGTCGAGGCCGCTCGGCGTCTTCTCGCTTCCGTCGCGCATGACGGTCGAGGAGCCGCTCCCCGGCGCGTCCGGCGAGAAGCCCCGTACTCCAATGAAGCGCCCACAAATCGTTCGCTGA
- a CDS encoding ABC transporter permease, producing the protein MTAPATFPGQNRPPAAVRRPTVVIEPTSGWSALNLRELWTYRDLLMILAGRDIKLRYKQTGLGITWVVLQPLVAALIFTVMFGRFAKLPSDGHPYLVFVFSGVVVWNYFAAVLQRAGNSLITDQRLITKVYFPRLAIPLASTFSAMLDLLVSLGVLAVFMIFYGISPTWRLLALPFFIALTAVTATGVSLWLSALNVKYRDFVHALPFLLQVWMFASPVAYATTIVPEKWRLYYSLNPAVAFIEGARWSVLGTSSITPAIVGITTVLSLAVFVGGAFFFRRVERGFADAV; encoded by the coding sequence GTGACGGCGCCTGCGACGTTCCCCGGCCAGAACCGCCCGCCCGCCGCTGTCCGCCGACCGACCGTGGTCATCGAGCCGACCAGCGGCTGGTCGGCCCTCAACCTCCGCGAGCTGTGGACGTACCGCGACCTGCTGATGATCCTCGCCGGCCGCGACATCAAGCTGCGGTACAAGCAGACCGGGCTCGGCATCACGTGGGTGGTGCTTCAGCCGCTTGTGGCCGCGCTCATCTTCACGGTGATGTTCGGCCGCTTCGCGAAGCTGCCGAGCGACGGGCACCCCTACCTCGTGTTCGTCTTCAGCGGCGTGGTGGTGTGGAACTACTTCGCCGCTGTGCTGCAGCGCGCCGGCAACAGTCTCATCACCGACCAGCGGCTCATCACCAAGGTCTATTTCCCGCGACTGGCGATTCCCCTCGCCAGCACCTTCTCGGCGATGCTCGACCTGCTGGTATCGCTTGGCGTGCTGGCGGTGTTCATGATCTTCTATGGCATATCGCCGACGTGGCGGCTGCTGGCGCTTCCGTTCTTCATCGCGCTCACCGCGGTCACGGCAACGGGGGTGAGTCTCTGGCTGTCCGCGCTCAACGTGAAGTACCGCGATTTCGTGCACGCGCTGCCGTTCCTGCTCCAGGTGTGGATGTTCGCCAGTCCGGTAGCCTACGCGACGACGATCGTGCCCGAGAAGTGGCGGCTGTACTACAGTCTGAATCCGGCTGTCGCCTTCATTGAAGGCGCCCGCTGGTCGGTGCTCGGCACCAGTTCCATAACGCCGGCGATCGTGGGGATCACCACCGTTCTGTCTCTGGCGGTGTTCGTCGGCGGCGCCTTCTTCTTCCGCCGGGTAGAGCGCGGCTTCGCGGACGCGGTATGA
- a CDS encoding GDP-L-fucose synthase gives MTDRAASRCFVAGHRGLVGSAVVRALEAGGYPAPIVRTRAELDLLDQRAVRQFFRDEKPDVVFFAAAKVGGIKANNTYRWDFLFENLVIETNVLGASLDAGVDRVVFFGSSCIYPRMSPQPIREEYLLTSPLESTNEPYAIAKIAGVKLVEAANSQFGRRWISLMPTNLYGPNDNFDLESSHVLPALIRKFHEAKEARAEGLDAVVTLWGHGTARREFLHVDDAAGAALMMMESGVTGLYNVGSGSDLPIKELAQIVARVVGYDGPVEWDTSRPDGTPRKLMDSALIRSRGWEPRIPLEEGIRSTYEWFLGAREAELARLAS, from the coding sequence GTGACGGACCGGGCGGCGAGCCGCTGTTTCGTCGCCGGCCATCGCGGGCTGGTAGGATCGGCGGTGGTCCGCGCCCTCGAGGCGGGGGGCTATCCGGCTCCGATCGTGAGGACGCGTGCGGAGCTCGATCTGCTCGACCAGCGCGCGGTGCGCCAGTTCTTCAGGGATGAGAAGCCCGACGTCGTCTTCTTCGCCGCGGCGAAGGTGGGCGGGATCAAGGCGAACAATACATATCGCTGGGATTTTCTCTTCGAGAACCTGGTTATCGAGACCAACGTGCTCGGCGCGTCGCTCGACGCGGGAGTGGATCGTGTAGTCTTCTTCGGCAGCTCGTGCATCTATCCGAGGATGTCACCGCAGCCGATCAGGGAGGAGTACCTGCTCACGAGCCCGCTCGAGTCCACCAACGAGCCCTACGCCATCGCCAAGATTGCCGGGGTGAAGCTGGTTGAGGCCGCGAACTCGCAGTTCGGCCGGCGCTGGATCTCGCTGATGCCGACGAATCTGTACGGACCGAACGACAACTTCGACCTCGAGAGCTCGCACGTGCTTCCGGCCCTGATCCGAAAGTTTCACGAAGCGAAGGAAGCGCGCGCCGAGGGCCTGGATGCCGTCGTCACGCTGTGGGGACACGGGACGGCGCGCCGCGAGTTCCTGCATGTGGACGACGCAGCAGGCGCTGCACTCATGATGATGGAGTCGGGAGTCACGGGACTCTACAACGTCGGATCCGGCTCCGACCTGCCGATCAAGGAGCTGGCGCAGATTGTTGCCCGCGTTGTCGGCTATGACGGACCGGTGGAATGGGATACGTCCAGGCCCGACGGCACTCCCCGGAAGCTGATGGATTCCGCGCTGATCCGCAGTCGCGGCTGGGAACCACGCATTCCGCTGGAGGAAGGCATCCGCTCGACATACGAATGGTTCCTCGGCGCGCGCGAAGCCGAGCTGGCGAGGCTCGCCAGTTGA